From the genome of Oscillatoria sp. FACHB-1406, one region includes:
- a CDS encoding NAD(P)-binding protein, producing MKPRIIVCGLGRTGYKIFKLLGQQGADVVGISDRPMPGERKDDIIIGNLRSATTLIAAGIREAQSIVLANNDDGLNLAILTQARVLNPRIRIINRLFNETLGDRLDTTLRDHVSMSAPALAAPTFAFAALGNKAIGQLQLFDRTWPIHEEIVDENHPWLYRPLSALWDNRSRMLIYYLPATGEFDLITAMEEGKQLQVGDRLIIGTQPKTRSNRRLRPRKLLKVLSNFRQFGHYGRSVTLVSIALLATIFMATLTYTFVNFHTSLVDAFYFSVGMITGAGGKEEVAENGPEGIKIFTAIMMIVGAGVVGICYALINDFILGSRIRQFWDAARVPSRYHYIVCGLGELGLYVIEQFVEQGYEVVAIESNPSNRLLNAARSLGVPVILEDARLANALKAANIDTADALIAATNIDTINVEISLCARGLRPNLPVIVRNQDPEFSLAVQQVFGFETVLCPNELATPAFAAAALGGKILGNGMTDDLLWVALATLITSEHPFYGKTIREAAKEADFVPLYVNAEGRSVQGWDLLDVQLLTGYTVYLTIPATRLDQLWRTPSPEFILTVTGALSLNE from the coding sequence ATGAAACCCCGCATTATTGTCTGCGGTCTCGGTAGAACCGGCTACAAAATTTTCAAACTGCTCGGGCAACAAGGCGCTGACGTTGTTGGGATTAGCGATCGCCCCATGCCAGGAGAGCGGAAAGATGATATTATTATCGGCAATCTCCGCTCGGCAACAACGTTAATAGCTGCGGGCATTCGAGAAGCCCAAAGTATCGTTCTGGCTAACAACGATGACGGTTTAAATCTCGCCATCCTCACCCAAGCACGAGTTCTCAACCCTCGCATCCGCATCATCAATCGTTTATTCAACGAAACGCTCGGCGATCGCCTCGACACAACCCTGCGGGATCACGTCAGCATGAGCGCTCCCGCCCTCGCCGCCCCCACCTTTGCCTTCGCTGCCTTGGGGAATAAAGCGATCGGTCAATTGCAACTATTCGATCGCACGTGGCCCATCCACGAAGAAATCGTAGACGAAAATCACCCTTGGCTGTACCGCCCCCTGAGCGCGCTTTGGGACAATCGCAGCCGGATGCTGATTTACTATCTTCCCGCGACCGGCGAATTCGACCTCATTACAGCGATGGAAGAAGGCAAACAACTGCAAGTTGGCGATCGCTTAATTATCGGCACGCAACCCAAAACCCGCTCTAACCGCCGCCTGCGCCCCCGCAAACTGCTCAAAGTCCTCAGCAACTTTCGACAATTCGGGCATTACGGACGTTCCGTTACCCTCGTCAGCATTGCCCTGCTAGCGACCATTTTTATGGCAACGCTGACTTATACCTTCGTTAACTTTCACACCTCCCTCGTCGATGCCTTCTACTTTTCCGTCGGTATGATTACCGGCGCGGGGGGCAAAGAAGAAGTTGCCGAGAACGGCCCGGAAGGAATTAAAATCTTTACCGCGATTATGATGATCGTTGGGGCGGGAGTTGTCGGAATTTGTTACGCCCTAATCAATGACTTCATTTTAGGCAGTCGCATCCGCCAATTTTGGGATGCAGCGCGCGTACCCTCTCGCTATCACTATATCGTTTGCGGGTTGGGAGAATTGGGACTGTACGTTATCGAGCAATTTGTCGAACAAGGGTACGAAGTCGTCGCCATTGAAAGCAATCCTAGCAATCGTTTGCTCAATGCGGCGCGATCGCTCGGCGTTCCCGTTATCCTCGAAGATGCAAGACTCGCTAACGCCCTCAAAGCTGCCAACATCGACACCGCCGACGCTTTAATCGCGGCAACCAATATCGATACGATTAACGTCGAAATCAGCCTGTGCGCTCGCGGATTGCGCCCCAATCTCCCCGTCATTGTCCGCAACCAAGACCCCGAATTTTCCCTCGCCGTCCAGCAGGTTTTCGGCTTTGAAACCGTACTCTGTCCCAACGAACTGGCAACCCCTGCCTTTGCCGCCGCCGCTCTGGGTGGGAAAATCTTAGGCAATGGCATGACGGATGACTTGCTTTGGGTTGCCCTAGCAACTTTAATTACCAGCGAGCATCCCTTTTACGGCAAAACCATTCGCGAAGCCGCCAAAGAAGCCGATTTTGTACCGCTTTATGTCAATGCCGAAGGTCGCTCGGTACAAGGTTGGGATCTGCTCGACGTGCAACTGCTGACCGGTTATACGGTTTATTTAACCATTCCCGCAACGCGCTTGGACCAATTGTGGCGCACTCCTAGCCCCGAATTCATTTTGACTGTAACCGGGGCGTTAAGCCTTAATGAATAA
- the rbsK gene encoding ribokinase, with product MSVLVFGSLNLDLVVRTPRLPLPGETIAGRSFATIPGGKGANQAVAAARLGAKTQMVGRVGGDAFGKQLLASLRGNEVAIEGVTVDSEAHSGVAAIAASDRADNQIIVVPGANGRIDATDCDRVRLLLSAATVLLLQLEIPLPAVEAAARAARTAGVRVILDPAPVPETDITPILKFVNWVTPNEVEASQLVGFEVKDPETAIRAGRELLARGAEGAIVKLGSRGLVAVTAESVEFVPPFAVDAIDTVAAGDAFNGAFAAALDLNLSLSKALLWGAAAGALATTVEGAQPSLATREAVEALLERDRQ from the coding sequence ATGAGCGTTCTCGTATTCGGCAGCCTTAACTTAGATTTAGTCGTCCGCACGCCTCGTCTTCCTCTCCCCGGAGAAACGATCGCGGGTCGTAGTTTCGCCACCATTCCCGGCGGTAAGGGCGCAAATCAAGCCGTAGCAGCGGCACGCTTGGGGGCGAAAACGCAGATGGTGGGGCGTGTCGGCGGGGATGCGTTCGGGAAGCAGTTGTTAGCAAGTTTGCGCGGGAATGAAGTCGCTATTGAAGGCGTAACGGTAGATTCCGAGGCGCATTCCGGCGTTGCGGCGATCGCAGCAAGCGATCGCGCAGACAATCAAATTATCGTCGTTCCCGGTGCAAACGGGCGCATTGATGCAACGGATTGCGATCGCGTGCGCCTGCTCTTGTCGGCAGCAACGGTGCTATTGTTACAGCTAGAAATTCCGTTACCGGCGGTGGAAGCAGCGGCAAGGGCAGCCCGAACCGCAGGCGTTCGAGTCATTCTCGATCCCGCTCCCGTCCCGGAAACCGATATTACACCAATCTTGAAATTTGTCAATTGGGTAACGCCCAATGAAGTAGAAGCCAGTCAGTTAGTCGGATTTGAGGTGAAGGATCCGGAGACAGCGATTCGGGCGGGGCGGGAATTGCTGGCGCGAGGGGCAGAAGGCGCGATTGTGAAATTGGGCAGTCGGGGGTTGGTGGCGGTGACGGCGGAAAGCGTGGAATTTGTGCCGCCGTTTGCGGTAGATGCGATCGATACTGTCGCGGCGGGGGATGCGTTTAACGGTGCGTTTGCCGCTGCCTTGGACTTGAATTTGTCCCTAAGCAAGGCGTTGTTGTGGGGTGCGGCGGCGGGGGCGCTAGCGACGACGGTGGAAGGCGCGCAGCCTTCTTTAGCGACGCGGGAGGCAGTGGAAGCGTTACTCGAGCGCGATCGCCAGTAA
- the hisB gene encoding imidazoleglycerol-phosphate dehydratase HisB → MQLSDRALTAPSTARSASVRRTTGETDVQVSLNLDGTGKCHANTGVPFLDHMLHQISSHGLIDLDIQATGDIEIDDHHTNEDVGITMGQALAQALRDRKGIHRFGHFVAPLDEALVQVALDFSGRPHLSYGLEIPTQRVGTYDTQLVREFFVAIVNHAQMTLHIRQLDGINSHHIIEATFKAFARAMRMALEIDPRRAEQIPSSKGVL, encoded by the coding sequence ATGCAGCTTAGCGATCGCGCCCTCACCGCCCCTTCAACCGCTCGCAGTGCCTCCGTGCGGCGCACCACCGGGGAAACTGACGTGCAAGTCAGCCTCAATTTAGATGGAACCGGAAAATGTCACGCTAATACCGGCGTTCCCTTCCTCGATCATATGTTGCATCAAATCTCTTCCCACGGCTTAATCGATCTCGATATTCAAGCGACGGGAGATATTGAAATCGACGACCACCACACCAACGAGGACGTAGGGATTACAATGGGGCAAGCCTTAGCCCAAGCATTGCGCGATCGCAAAGGAATCCATCGCTTCGGGCATTTTGTCGCCCCTCTCGACGAAGCCTTAGTTCAAGTCGCCCTCGACTTCTCCGGTAGACCGCACCTCAGCTACGGCTTAGAAATTCCCACCCAGCGCGTCGGTACTTATGATACTCAATTAGTGCGAGAATTTTTCGTTGCGATCGTCAATCATGCCCAAATGACGCTGCACATTCGCCAACTTGATGGTATCAACTCTCACCATATCATCGAAGCTACTTTTAAAGCCTTTGCTCGTGCGATGCGAATGGCATTAGAAATCGATCCTCGTCGCGCCGAACAAATTCCCAGTTCTAAAGGCGTTTTGTAG
- a CDS encoding DUF4112 domain-containing protein, translated as MIQPAKSTHIRTLEQLRSLTNLLDNAVGIPGTRYRVGLDPVLGLLPGVGDYAGAMMSSYIVIQAARMGASRATLGRMVSNIILDSFVGMVPLFGDLFDAGWKANTKNIALLEQHLELPQSRQKADWLFLGLLLGGLLLVLLLVTAISVTLFQGVFRFLQFLFAR; from the coding sequence ATGATTCAACCTGCAAAAAGCACTCACATCAGAACTTTAGAACAATTGCGATCGCTCACTAATCTTCTTGATAATGCTGTTGGTATTCCTGGTACGCGCTACCGCGTGGGATTGGATCCGGTTCTCGGATTATTGCCGGGAGTTGGGGACTATGCAGGCGCGATGATGTCGAGTTATATCGTGATTCAAGCAGCGCGAATGGGTGCTTCTCGGGCGACTTTAGGACGGATGGTGTCGAATATCATTTTGGATTCCTTCGTGGGGATGGTTCCTTTATTCGGTGATTTATTCGATGCGGGGTGGAAAGCTAATACTAAAAATATTGCCTTGTTGGAGCAACATCTCGAACTTCCTCAAAGTCGTCAAAAAGCGGATTGGCTGTTTTTGGGATTGCTGTTAGGCGGGTTGCTTTTGGTGCTGCTTCTGGTTACTGCGATTAGCGTTACGCTTTTCCAAGGCGTTTTTAGGTTTTTGCAATTCTTGTTCGCACGTTAA
- a CDS encoding MFS transporter, protein MVFASITRQCDRSLLLALGTAHGVADASAAFLLASLARGRSLLEISLWILLYNALAFGAQAIAGLLVDRALKPHLAAIGGLLLLAFALPLSGSTPIAAVFLAGCGSALFHPGGGAIANALAAGKITELSVFAAPGVVGLAIGGIIGLTQQNAIAPFFAALLLLAGTIALLVSQARFYPHIQSFKGERLLENREVWIAVLLGAIALRSAIWNLFQQIYLARADLLLALAIAAALGKLLGGFLGDRVGAWRWTQFALLCALPLLWLGERHFTALLLGIVLLQSTTPIAWAAMLQVLPDYPATATGLTLGVAIAFGGILFILEPLRTVIP, encoded by the coding sequence GTGGTTTTCGCCTCGATAACGCGGCAATGCGATCGCTCTCTTCTACTCGCGTTAGGAACAGCGCACGGCGTTGCGGATGCGTCGGCAGCCTTCCTGCTGGCAAGTTTGGCGCGCGGGCGATCGCTGCTTGAAATTTCGCTCTGGATTTTACTCTACAATGCGCTTGCCTTTGGCGCTCAAGCGATCGCGGGTTTACTCGTCGATCGCGCCCTCAAGCCACATCTGGCAGCCATTGGGGGACTACTCCTCCTCGCCTTTGCTTTACCCCTCTCTGGCAGCACGCCAATAGCCGCTGTTTTCTTGGCTGGATGCGGTTCGGCACTGTTTCATCCCGGCGGTGGCGCGATCGCGAACGCTCTCGCTGCGGGAAAAATAACGGAACTCTCGGTATTTGCCGCACCAGGAGTGGTTGGATTGGCAATCGGGGGTATTATCGGGCTGACACAGCAAAATGCGATCGCGCCCTTTTTCGCCGCTTTACTACTGCTGGCGGGGACAATCGCCCTATTAGTCTCTCAAGCTCGATTTTATCCACACATTCAGAGCTTCAAAGGTGAAAGACTCCTGGAAAATCGCGAGGTGTGGATTGCGGTTTTATTGGGCGCGATCGCGTTGCGCTCGGCAATTTGGAATTTATTTCAGCAAATTTACTTAGCACGTGCCGATTTACTGCTCGCATTAGCGATCGCCGCAGCCCTAGGTAAGCTCCTCGGCGGATTTTTGGGCGATCGCGTCGGGGCGTGGCGCTGGACGCAATTTGCCCTCTTGTGCGCCCTTCCCCTCCTATGGCTTGGAGAACGCCATTTCACCGCCTTACTGCTCGGAATCGTGCTGCTTCAGTCCACAACCCCCATTGCTTGGGCGGCGATGTTACAAGTCCTTCCCGATTATCCTGCCACTGCAACCGGACTTACATTAGGAGTCGCGATCGCCTTCGGAGGCATTCTCTTCATTTTAGAACCGCTCCGTACAGTCATCCCTTAA
- a CDS encoding TRAP transporter large permease subunit — MGYEWLAILMFVGFFFILISGYPVAFSFAGTALLFGAIGLIFGAFDLNRLLLLPNLWFGTMSNFTLLAIPYFVFLGAILEKSGLAEELLETMGIMLRRVRGGLALAVVVVGTLLAATTGVVAATVIVMGMLYLPAMLRYGYDKKLAAGIIVASGTLAQLIPPSLVLVILSDQIGVSVGDLFLGALIPGLMLSGSYLLYIIALAFVKPEMVPVLPADVPLPKKGELFQKVLKTIVPSLLLIFAVLGSIFFGLATPTEAGAVGAVGASIIAAFNKRLTLQLLRDAAHSTMVITALVLMILLCSSLFALVFDALGGKTLITDLLLKLPGGKVGFLIVSNIVIFALGSFLEFIEICFIAMPLLVPAAQALGLDMVWFGVIMAINLQTAFISPPVGFSLFYLQSVAPKEVSTADIHRSALPFMALQGIVLVLVVIFPQTVRWLIDISSSFGQL, encoded by the coding sequence ATGGGGTATGAATGGCTAGCAATCTTAATGTTTGTCGGCTTTTTCTTTATTTTAATTAGCGGTTATCCCGTTGCATTTTCCTTTGCGGGAACGGCGCTCTTATTTGGCGCGATCGGTTTAATTTTTGGTGCGTTTGACCTCAACCGCTTGCTTTTATTGCCGAATCTGTGGTTCGGTACGATGTCCAATTTTACCCTTCTCGCAATTCCCTATTTCGTCTTTCTCGGCGCAATTTTAGAAAAGTCCGGACTGGCAGAAGAATTATTAGAAACAATGGGAATTATGCTACGGCGAGTGCGGGGCGGATTGGCGCTAGCCGTCGTCGTCGTGGGGACGTTACTTGCGGCAACAACGGGCGTTGTTGCCGCAACCGTAATCGTGATGGGGATGCTGTATTTACCCGCTATGTTGCGTTACGGTTACGATAAAAAATTAGCCGCCGGAATTATTGTTGCTTCAGGAACTTTAGCGCAACTCATTCCTCCCAGTTTAGTTTTAGTGATTCTCAGCGACCAAATCGGGGTTTCCGTAGGCGATTTATTTTTAGGCGCATTAATTCCCGGCTTGATGCTGTCGGGTTCGTATTTACTTTATATTATTGCTTTAGCCTTTGTTAAACCGGAGATGGTGCCGGTTCTCCCGGCGGATGTACCGCTTCCGAAAAAGGGCGAACTCTTCCAAAAAGTCCTAAAAACGATTGTTCCTTCCTTACTCCTCATTTTTGCCGTATTGGGCAGTATCTTTTTTGGTTTGGCAACGCCGACAGAAGCGGGGGCAGTGGGTGCGGTTGGTGCGAGTATCATTGCAGCTTTTAACAAGCGCTTGACACTGCAATTACTCCGAGATGCAGCACACTCGACAATGGTGATTACAGCGCTCGTCCTAATGATTTTATTGTGTTCCTCTCTGTTTGCTTTAGTGTTTGATGCGTTAGGCGGAAAGACGTTAATTACCGATTTATTGCTGAAACTACCAGGAGGAAAAGTTGGATTTTTGATCGTCAGTAATATCGTTATTTTCGCGCTTGGATCCTTCCTCGAATTTATCGAAATTTGCTTTATTGCTATGCCCTTATTAGTTCCCGCTGCTCAAGCGTTGGGCTTAGATATGGTTTGGTTTGGAGTGATTATGGCGATTAACTTGCAAACTGCTTTTATTTCCCCGCCAGTTGGATTTTCCCTTTTTTACCTTCAGAGCGTAGCGCCGAAAGAAGTTTCGACAGCGGATATTCATCGCAGTGCTTTACCGTTTATGGCGTTGCAGGGCATTGTCTTAGTATTGGTTGTTATCTTCCCGCAAACGGTGCGTTGGTTAATCGATATTTCTAGCTCGTTTGGACAGTTATGA
- a CDS encoding TRAP transporter small permease subunit has translation MVRFFRRLPVRSLLKFSRAIDNLSEKLGWLANWLVLLTLGVGFYNVIARFLGRFVGQQLSSNAFIELQWYLFSILFWLGFSYILLHNENVRVDFLYSHFSPKKQALVDLVGTVLFLIPFCLIGLWVTFNPVLQSWGRLPDGSWGPWEISSDANGLPRAPIKTMIPIGLLLLLLQSISQAIKYLAIILGYQDIEDRVRLESSEKIAPE, from the coding sequence ATGGTTCGGTTTTTTAGAAGGCTGCCGGTGCGATCGCTGCTGAAATTTTCCCGCGCGATCGATAATTTATCTGAAAAGTTGGGATGGCTTGCCAATTGGCTGGTCTTATTAACCCTCGGAGTCGGTTTTTATAACGTTATCGCCCGGTTTCTCGGTCGTTTCGTCGGCCAGCAACTCTCTTCCAATGCGTTCATCGAACTGCAATGGTACTTATTTTCCATCTTATTTTGGCTCGGATTTTCTTATATTCTCCTGCATAACGAAAACGTCCGCGTTGATTTTTTATACTCGCATTTTTCACCCAAAAAACAAGCTCTCGTCGATTTAGTCGGGACGGTTTTATTTTTAATTCCCTTCTGTCTCATAGGGCTTTGGGTAACGTTTAATCCCGTCCTACAATCTTGGGGACGATTGCCCGATGGCAGTTGGGGGCCGTGGGAAATCTCCTCCGATGCTAACGGTTTGCCGCGCGCGCCGATTAAAACAATGATTCCCATCGGATTACTCTTATTGTTGCTACAAAGTATTTCCCAAGCCATTAAATATTTAGCCATTATCTTAGGTTACCAAGACATTGAAGATCGCGTTCGCTTAGAATCTTCCGAAAAAATCGCACCCGAATAA
- a CDS encoding TRAP transporter substrate-binding protein, protein MKRRAIVRALSQGAIATTGVAIVGGCRSAQNSAAPGSTNTANPADLANLPSLQWQMATSWPRSLDTIFGGAQVLADRVAALTGGKLKLVPRAAGEVAPPLDVLNVVSQGGVQCGHTASYYYVGRNPALAFGTTLPFGFTAQQQNAWLYEGGGLKKLQEIYAAKFNVIQFPAGNTGTQMGGWFRKEVATLNDLKGLKMRIPGLGGQVMAKLGVNVQTIAGGEIFQALQTGAIDAAEWVGPYDDEKLGLNKAAKFYYYPGWWEPGATLEFQVNLNEWKKLPAQYQQAIQTAAFESNATMLARYESRNNEALQKLLSTGTQVRPYSPEILAAAEQAAFALYDEFAAKDVDFKAVYDLWKPFRDRVTAWNKLNEGSFANYIYSKIKA, encoded by the coding sequence ATGAAACGTCGAGCTATTGTTAGAGCGTTATCCCAAGGCGCGATCGCGACGACGGGCGTTGCGATTGTCGGTGGGTGCAGATCCGCACAGAATTCCGCCGCACCGGGTTCTACCAATACCGCCAACCCTGCCGATCTTGCGAATTTGCCTTCTCTACAATGGCAAATGGCAACCAGTTGGCCGCGATCGCTCGATACAATCTTTGGGGGGGCGCAAGTCTTAGCCGATCGCGTCGCCGCCCTCACGGGTGGAAAATTGAAGTTAGTCCCCCGTGCCGCCGGAGAAGTCGCCCCGCCCTTAGATGTCTTAAACGTCGTCTCCCAAGGCGGCGTACAGTGCGGACATACCGCCTCTTATTACTATGTCGGGCGCAATCCCGCCCTCGCCTTCGGTACTACCCTTCCCTTCGGATTCACCGCCCAACAGCAGAATGCTTGGCTTTATGAAGGCGGCGGTTTGAAAAAATTACAAGAAATTTACGCCGCTAAATTTAACGTCATTCAGTTTCCGGCGGGCAATACCGGCACGCAAATGGGCGGTTGGTTTCGCAAGGAAGTCGCAACACTCAACGATCTCAAAGGCTTAAAAATGCGGATTCCGGGATTGGGCGGGCAGGTGATGGCGAAGTTAGGCGTAAACGTGCAAACGATCGCGGGGGGCGAAATTTTCCAAGCGCTACAAACCGGCGCGATCGATGCAGCAGAATGGGTTGGGCCTTACGATGATGAAAAATTGGGCCTCAATAAAGCCGCGAAATTTTATTACTATCCCGGTTGGTGGGAACCGGGTGCAACCTTGGAATTTCAGGTTAATTTAAACGAGTGGAAAAAGTTACCGGCGCAATATCAACAAGCAATTCAAACGGCTGCGTTTGAGTCTAATGCAACCATGCTGGCGCGCTACGAATCTCGCAATAACGAAGCATTGCAAAAATTGCTTTCTACCGGAACGCAAGTGCGTCCTTACAGCCCGGAAATTTTAGCGGCGGCAGAACAGGCAGCTTTCGCGCTTTACGATGAGTTTGCCGCCAAAGATGTCGATTTTAAGGCAGTCTATGATTTGTGGAAACCCTTCCGCGATCGCGTCACCGCCTGGAATAAACTCAATGAAGGCAGTTTTGCCAATTATATTTACTCGAAAATAAAAGCGTAG
- a CDS encoding DnaJ C-terminal domain-containing protein encodes MPSTDFKDYYALLGVNKTASAEEIKKTFRKLALKYHPDRNPGDKAAEARFKEISEAYEVLSDADKRKKYDNYGQYWQQAEKAGDYARGGAGVDFGGFDFGRYGSFEEFINDLLGGIGGQTGGGRTGNYTYRTSTSTGRSGYSSTDTFNTGFNGQATQSDTESTIQLTWSEAYRGTKKRLNLGSEVIDVRIPPGAKPGVRIRVREKGNVNPYTRKRGDLNLKVELSPHPFFRFEDDNLVCEVPIAPDEAALGASIEVPTLDGMVTMKVPAGIRGGQSLRLRGKGWPNPKGGRGDQLVKIAIATPQNLSKTEREYYEKLRGVRTENPRAHLQNIQV; translated from the coding sequence ATGCCTTCGACTGACTTCAAAGACTACTACGCCCTCTTGGGGGTTAATAAAACCGCTAGCGCTGAAGAAATTAAAAAAACCTTCCGCAAATTGGCGTTAAAATACCATCCCGATCGCAACCCGGGAGACAAAGCCGCTGAAGCGCGCTTCAAAGAAATTAGCGAAGCCTACGAAGTGCTGTCCGACGCGGATAAGCGCAAAAAATACGACAATTACGGGCAGTATTGGCAGCAAGCCGAGAAAGCAGGAGATTACGCGCGCGGCGGTGCGGGCGTAGACTTCGGCGGCTTCGATTTTGGACGCTACGGCAGTTTTGAAGAATTTATCAACGACTTACTCGGTGGGATAGGCGGACAAACGGGAGGCGGGCGCACGGGAAATTACACCTACCGCACCTCCACTTCAACCGGACGTTCCGGTTATAGTAGCACCGATACTTTTAACACCGGCTTTAACGGACAAGCGACTCAAAGCGATACGGAATCCACCATTCAACTCACTTGGTCGGAAGCCTATCGCGGCACCAAGAAGCGCTTGAATTTAGGGAGTGAAGTTATCGACGTGCGCATTCCTCCCGGCGCAAAACCGGGCGTTCGCATTCGAGTTCGGGAAAAGGGCAATGTGAACCCTTACACCCGCAAGCGTGGCGATTTGAACCTGAAAGTAGAACTCTCGCCCCATCCCTTCTTCCGCTTTGAGGATGACAATTTAGTCTGCGAAGTGCCGATCGCGCCAGACGAAGCTGCTTTAGGTGCTTCGATTGAAGTGCCAACGCTGGATGGTATGGTGACGATGAAAGTCCCGGCGGGGATTCGCGGCGGACAATCGCTGCGGTTGCGGGGCAAAGGTTGGCCGAATCCCAAAGGCGGACGCGGCGACCAATTGGTAAAAATCGCGATCGCAACCCCCCAAAATCTCAGTAAAACCGAACGGGAATATTACGAAAAACTGCGCGGCGTTCGTACAGAAAATCCGCGCGCTCATTTGCAGAATATTCAAGTTTAA
- a CDS encoding Uma2 family endonuclease: MRSLSKCNSSDLPSLKRWTVRDYHRMSELGILDPSERTELIDGQITLMIAKGTPHVTALRLLAAKLEALLVGDENVFVSTQDPILLDDLSEPEPDLVLARGTILDYSETHPCSEDIYLLVEVADSTLKTDCEIKDKLYARAGIADYWVLDVKERQLHLFRDPTATGYTRHLIVSEPNRVASLAFPHLNLSLSEILPPQA; the protein is encoded by the coding sequence ATGCGATCGCTAAGTAAGTGCAATAGCTCCGATTTGCCCTCGCTCAAGCGTTGGACGGTTCGAGACTATCACCGCATGAGCGAACTGGGAATTCTCGACCCTAGCGAGCGAACCGAACTCATCGACGGACAAATTACTTTGATGATTGCTAAGGGAACGCCTCATGTTACTGCCTTACGCTTACTGGCAGCAAAATTAGAGGCGTTGCTTGTTGGCGATGAAAATGTTTTTGTAAGTACCCAAGACCCAATTCTTTTAGACGATCTTTCCGAACCCGAACCCGATTTAGTTCTCGCACGCGGCACAATTTTAGACTACAGCGAAACGCATCCCTGCTCGGAAGATATTTATCTCCTCGTCGAAGTTGCCGATTCCACTTTAAAAACTGACTGCGAAATTAAAGATAAACTCTATGCCCGCGCCGGAATTGCTGACTATTGGGTTCTAGATGTTAAAGAGCGCCAACTCCATCTTTTCCGCGACCCAACAGCAACAGGATATACTCGCCACCTCATCGTTTCCGAACCCAATCGAGTGGCTTCGCTTGCCTTTCCCCACCTCAACCTTTCCTTAAGCGAAATTCTTCCTCCTCAAGCTTAA
- a CDS encoding ATP-binding cassette domain-containing protein, which translates to MNPAVLIEKLQKNYGSIPAVKDVSFRVDRGEIFGLLGPNGAGKTTTIRCLCTLAKPDAGKVEVCGIDAIAQPKIARRRLGYVAQEVALDKVLTGRELLQLQAALYHLPNANAKARIEQLIQMLGLSEYADRQTGGYSGGLRKRLDLAAGLLHQPDLLVLDEPTVGLDIESRAAVWEFLRNLRAAGTTVLITSHYLEEVDALADRLAIIDKGTVIAEGTPSQLKDRVGGDRVTLRVREFTATEEAETVRDKLLTLPFVEEAIVNPAQGNSLNLVVAPQSNPLTKIEQTLQELSLPVFSMAQSRPSLDDVYLAATGRTLMDAELAAAGSRDLKKEKKQEMK; encoded by the coding sequence ATGAACCCAGCCGTTTTAATTGAAAAATTACAAAAAAATTACGGTTCCATTCCTGCGGTAAAAGACGTTTCTTTTCGAGTCGATCGCGGCGAGATTTTCGGACTGCTTGGCCCCAACGGTGCGGGCAAAACGACGACGATCCGCTGTTTGTGTACCCTAGCCAAGCCCGATGCGGGCAAAGTCGAAGTTTGCGGGATTGACGCGATCGCGCAGCCCAAAATCGCGCGACGCAGATTGGGTTACGTCGCCCAAGAAGTCGCCCTCGATAAAGTCCTCACCGGACGCGAACTGCTGCAACTCCAAGCCGCCCTCTACCACCTCCCCAACGCCAACGCCAAAGCGCGCATCGAACAACTGATTCAAATGCTTGGCCTCTCGGAATACGCCGATCGCCAAACAGGAGGCTATTCTGGCGGGTTGCGCAAGCGCTTGGATCTCGCCGCCGGACTCCTCCACCAACCCGATTTACTCGTCCTCGACGAACCCACCGTCGGTTTGGATATCGAAAGTCGCGCGGCAGTCTGGGAGTTTTTGCGAAACTTGCGCGCGGCGGGAACCACGGTATTAATCACCAGCCATTATTTAGAGGAAGTAGACGCACTAGCCGATCGCCTCGCAATTATCGATAAAGGAACCGTCATCGCTGAAGGAACCCCCTCGCAACTCAAAGATCGAGTCGGCGGCGATCGCGTTACGCTACGAGTGCGCGAGTTTACTGCCACCGAAGAAGCCGAAACCGTGCGAGATAAGTTACTAACGCTGCCCTTTGTCGAAGAAGCGATCGTTAATCCCGCCCAAGGCAATTCACTCAACCTCGTCGTCGCACCGCAAAGCAATCCTTTAACTAAAATCGAGCAAACCTTGCAAGAACTCAGCTTGCCCGTTTTCAGTATGGCTCAATCTCGCCCCAGTCTCGATGATGTTTACCTCGCTGCCACCGGACGTACTCTTATGGATGCAGAATTAGCCGCCGCAGGCAGTCGAGATTTAAAGAAAGAGAAAAAGCAAGAAATGAAGTAA